In [Phormidium] sp. ETS-05, the genomic window GGCGGAACGCATTGGCAAAGTGGTGACAATGGAGGAAGGCTGTTTGATGGGTGGTTTTGGCTCCGCTGTGGCGGAAGCACTACTGGATCATAATATTACGGTGCCGATGTTGCGTCTGGGAGTACCCGATACTTTGGTAGAACACGCCACCCCCGAGCAATCTTTTGCTGATTTGGGTTTGACTCCCGCCCAAATGGCCGATCGGATTTTGCAAACTTTCAGCCGTCAATTATCCCCAATTCGCTAGGGGAATATGTTCGGTTTCATCCCTCAACCCAACATATTCCACCTCCAGAAACCAGGTTTCTATCCACGTGGAATTGGGTAACTCCCCCCTCTCCCAAAATGGGATAGGGGACGGGGGTGAGGGAGGGGGAAGAGGGGGAATAGGAGAGGTAAAATAACCCCCAAAGGGGGTTTGATTCATGTAGCCACAGGTTTTAACCTGTGGCGTCTGAGGCTTGATATTATATCAAGTCCGAACCGATCGCGAGTGCGTTGCCCCTCCCATAGATTGCCGATCGCCACCGCCGACGCCACGAACTAAAGACGCCACGGACTGAAGTCCGTGGCTATATGAATCAAACCCCCATTAGGGGGTTATTTTGGCGTGGGTATTTTTCGCCCCCAGGGCAACTATTCACCAACGATGCCCTCGTACTTGATATCACTCAAGGAGCAATAGCAATAGTAGGGTGGGCAGTGCCATCAGCAGAATTCTTTTGATAACCAGTGTTCTGTAGGGGCGAATGGCCATTCGCCCCTACAGAACACCCTACAGAGACGGACATCCTGTTTAATTATGTGGATTTACTTAACTCCTTTTGAGCAATGCCAACCCTTTTCATATCAAGTCCATAGGATCGTTTGTGAATATTTGGGGGGAGGAGACGCCTACGCACTTTCTGGCTAGGGGAGACGGGGAGGTAAAAGAACCGAACGTCAGGGGTTTGATTCCTGTAGCCACAGGTTTTAACCTGTGGCGTCTGAGTAGAGTATATGTAGGGTGGGCAAAATTTTGCCCACCCTACCTGTGGAGTTGAGGCGTAAGTCCTGTAGCAGAGCAATAGTAGGGTGGGCAGTGCCATCAGCAGAATTCTTTTGATAACCAGTGTTCTGTAGGGGCGAATGGCCATTCGCCCCTACAGAACACCCTACAGAGACGGACATCCTGTTTAATTATGTGGATTTACTTAACTCCTTTTGAGCAATGCCAACCCTTTTCATATCAAGTCCATAGGATCGTTTGTGAATATTTGGGGGGAGGAGACGCCTACGCACTTTCTGGCTAGGGGAGACGGGGAGGTAAAAGAACCGAACGTCAGGGGGTTTGATTCCTGTAGCCACAGGTTTTAACCTGTGGCGTCTGAGTAGAGTATATGTAGGGTGGGCAAAATTTTGCCCACCCTACCTGTGGAGTTGAGGCGTAAGTCCTGTAGCAGAGCAATAGTAGGGTGGGCAGTGCCATCAGCAGAATTCTTTTTATAACCAGTGTTCTGTAGGGGCTTTTGGCCATTCGCCCCTACTGCCCACCCTACAGAGACTACTTCTAGGGACACGGCAATGCCGTGTCCTCTGTGCCCTACTTTTACAGAATATAAGGCATTTTTGTTTAGAAAAATAGGTGGCTGTCCGGTTGGATGTTGATTTCTAGGGGGACCGCTTGGGGTTCGGCGGTGAGGGCAAACATAATAGCTTGCGCCGCCGTTTCTGCGCTCAGCATCTTGGCTCTGTCCACCTTTAAACTGGCTTTATCCCAAAATGGGGTATCCACGCCGCCAAAATAAAATAGCGTTACCTTAATGCCATAGCGGCGCAACTCCTCCGCCATACACTTGCTCAACCCCACCAAGCCAAACTTGGAGGCGCAGTAGGCGGTTGCCATTGCCATCGAGTGTTTGCCCAAAATTCCCACCACGTTGCAGATATGTCCCGCCTTGCGGTCCTTCATCCAATTGGCTGCCGCTTGGCTGGTGTAGAAACTGCCTTTGAGGTTGACATCGAGCATGGCGTCTAAGTCGGCGGGGTCCAGTTTATTAAATTGCTTCATAATTCCCGCACCAGCGCAGTTCGCCAATATGTCGATACCGCCGAAGCGGTCCGCTGCTTTTTGCATCAGTGTTTGGACTTGTTGCGGGTTGGTGATATCTGTGGGGACTGACAGCACCTCGGTCCCTGGTAACTCGGCGGTTAAATTTGCCAGTTTGTCGCTATTGCGTCCGGCGAGGACTAATTTGGTTCCCTGTGGTGCCAGCAGTCTTGTCAAAGCTGAACCGATACCCCCGGTGGCCCCTACCACTACGACGACTTTATCCCGCATTGTCTTTACATTACTTAATATTTTTCTGCATCATACAGCACTTTGTCAAACGCTAAAGCCCTCACCCCAAACCCCTCTCCCTAGCTGGGAGAGGGGTTTGGGGTGAGGGCTTTGTACCAGATAGATGGGCAAACTGCTGTATCTTGATATGGAGTTCTGGCGCCATCGGTCTTCACCCAATGACCAGGGGGATTTAACTTTTTTTTCACAAAAATCTGTAGTCGATGAAAAGTCGATGAGTAGTCGAACAACTCAGGTGTCATCTCAATAAATCGCCAGTTATTGTACAGAAGAAGAGACAGGAAATCAGGAGCATAACAATGGAGCATCGGATTTTGGCAAAAGTCCTAACCCACCTACTCACTATGCCTTCGCGGGCCCGGTTTATTGTGGGGTCATACCCCCTATGAATTTACCAAACTACACATAACTTTCGAGCCGACTCGCCTAAATTTTAAGGGAGGTATCAGTTAATTTACAATCGGCCACAATGGTTAACAGAAATCTACCAAAATTCCTGATTTATTGTGATTCAAATCACACCCAATAGCCGGTTCGCTGGTAAATTGGAAATGGGAAAGTAAAAATACTCATCCGCTTCCTTTAGGTGTGAATCCGGCGAATCCGCCCCCCTAAATGAAGCGCCAAATATTCCACATATTTTAAGGTTTATGGCATTGCTTTTGTGCGGCTAAGTAATAGCTGCATTTGGTCAAGACAATCAGGACAAATACCATGACTACGCAACAAACCCTAGAACAAGCCCTAGAAATCGCCAAACAACGCCTGAGTCTATTCGCCACAGACCCGGAATTCCTCAGCAAAATGCAGGTAGCTTTTGGGGACACTTGGGAGACCAACCAGGGCATCACCTTCGGTCAGGCTTGGCAAACGGCGGATTTTAGCATTATTTCGCCCATTGAAATTCGTCCTGCTGCTGATATCAATGGAGCCAGTGGCGGCTATGCTGGGGCGACCAACACTATATATATAAGTGCAGAATTTCTCAGCCAAAACGCTACGAACCTGGAACCCGTCACCCGCGTGCTACTGGAAGAAATCGGTGGTGCAATTGGCGCAGTTGCAGGGCGAGAAGATTATAGGGGGGTAGTTAGTTGGCTCCATAGACCAA contains:
- a CDS encoding SDR family oxidoreductase, whose product is MRDKVVVVVGATGGIGSALTRLLAPQGTKLVLAGRNSDKLANLTAELPGTEVLSVPTDITNPQQVQTLMQKAADRFGGIDILANCAGAGIMKQFNKLDPADLDAMLDVNLKGSFYTSQAAANWMKDRKAGHICNVVGILGKHSMAMATAYCASKFGLVGLSKCMAEELRRYGIKVTLFYFGGVDTPFWDKASLKVDRAKMLSAETAAQAIMFALTAEPQAVPLEINIQPDSHLFF